In a genomic window of Plectropomus leopardus isolate mb chromosome 6, YSFRI_Pleo_2.0, whole genome shotgun sequence:
- the tet3 gene encoding methylcytosine dioxygenase TET3 isoform X2, producing the protein MEIGSHDRLQEGALSLELANGVNHYPNDDATSMETEQQRAGSVPPRQCWVSGHGKVSDAQQPQPCWNSSSGTTPGEPVHHANMEDAHNLVAFSAIAGSLPPSSSSSCLVQPNTAQLYEKFTKETGAQGAQAKHSAGAPEGSCQPPEDLNTLQTALSQAKHGHKPPNCNCDGPDCPDYLEWLEKKIKLATSEDQGACKRADAPQHLQPHPQQPHVQHHPQSYPQMNGGHRLSTSYPQQQQGTQGPHPDHVPCPKPPIPCSPQVLSIAKEKNVSLQTAIAIEALTQLSGTGPQAAGSPGQGSYNSNLHHHQHTQNLPSQPPNGTSLIPPSLLSSSSRSQSVPPGLHTIQQAPVSCEHHRPQSQGQPPHVTPLPSSTSPFPGQGKHPGFSPNPQQWQQGPGRGSEQRNPWMCIKSEPQSHYAAAPHSSSDPMSELKQLLGDTSGKFSNAHFKPPATQQISLNQNGVIQAQDNPALARIKQEPDSGEHYHHTASMGHYGMANGQQQGQHYPGAPLSPGQAAISHSTQAALQQHLHYKRNLFSNHSAGFGAPGPRAPLVCQNLKKWWPQMEAEGLPHLAIKQEPKKRKGSQGSPVIKAISGMVAVTPLHKPKQIIIKKTKQKASMPTFLPQTQISIQKPPVLMMDRAPALTSLQPGSLPSLPLHSNSTQAAAAGLPAPAQSQVSIPNSSMTPSSTVSALSENTPALMGPLPRPVSPVANAKSEGVGSLASSDTSTTTPVTSTSPSSTLQLQNVINIDPKYEELIRQFEAEFGDSAPAPDAPAIQPMEETATAPQPRNSSQTSPQDLSPTSSSTPQPAPSMPATQASSTPHLDDQEMEVSKDEPGTQSEATLNQASTEGFMRDVSLHQGAVPKKQQQPGVIEDTFNMPCSPLPKRMKLESSGDIAVLSTTCYSEEDTPTKDLPSSPSLRGFLESPLRYLDTPTKTLLDTPSKDLQAEFPTCTCVEQILEKDEGPYYNHLGSGPTVASIRDLMETRYGEKGDAIRIEKVVYTGREGKSSRGCPIAKWVIRRASEQEKLLCLVRQRAGHHCANAVIIILIMAWEGVPRALADKLYSELSSTLTKFGNPTSRRCGLNDDRTCACQGKDSETCGASFSFGCSWSMYFNGCKYARSKTPRKFRLQGDRPEEEEKLRDNFQHLATEVAPLYKRLAPQAYSNQCQTESKAPDCRLGLKEGRPFSGVTACMDFCAHAHKDQHNLYNGCTVVCTLTKEDNRKVNEIPEDEQLHVLPLYKVSQTDEFGSEEAQRLKMQTGAIQVLQAFRREVRKLPEPAKSCRQRRLEAKKANSEKKKNKLMQQAGETPEKTMVKTDICITGSPQPQGNKAIVKQEVKPNIKREPFNGSIDGYPVQAADPFNNIYPHPAYYARGGLPPTGQPHAPDPVNGYHHNLPSMHYGYYNYPSNALFPPKLRTYEGRNSSLPKAGSKAVQVDTKPDIQSLQARLAQSYPSHLEQANQPNHSAYTQPADYNQSRPSSVCSEPSNRGTPVIKQEPMDVPVNEGTMQSQAGANTPCSTPQPAPWPGHKLNGSIISTNWEGHLTPKISPEVSLLNQDKQQFHQHPQQRQPSPYPQQWTPYSGSNALMASPAPSPSPQIPPSPSPSPHLGTVLPGNIHQGSTGPPTPRPSTPHPGTPQPGSSHSGSVTPQPGTPGPGASRHWASPAPSPQPHAWAMGPAAYSPGLKHSNPAGAYPDKIWSKTGESRCSTPLGLQEKAWKSCGGSFAGSTPSPAPEGRLFPDALQQSDQACWNPSRAESDVESTKGREEEDDEVWSDSEHNFLDPNIGGVAVAPAHGSILIECARRELHATTPLKKPDRSHPTRISLVFYQHKNLNQPMHGLAIWEAKMKLLAERALQRQQEAALLGLSQEDIKALGKKRKWGPTVAGASPGPGQSKDKREGPVTRLAPTFHTSSMVTVSPYAFTRLTGPYSHFV; encoded by the exons ATGGAAATTGGGTCACATGACCGCCTCCAGGAAGGCGCGCTGAGCCTGGAACTGGCCAATGGGGTGAATCACTACCCTAACGATGATGCGACATCTATggaaacagagcagcagagggcgGGAAGCGTGCCTCCGAGGCAGTGCTGGGTGTCAGGACATGGCAAGGTCAGTGATGCCCAACAACCACAACCATGTTGGAACAGCAGCAGCGGTACAACCCCTGGTGAACCTGTCCACCACGCAAACATGGAGGATGCCCACAATTTGGTGGCTTTTTCTGCCATCGCTGGCTCCTTgcctccttcttcttcctcttcctgcctCGTGCAGCCTAACACAGCCCAGCTGTACGAGAAGTTCACCAAGGAGACAGGTGCTCAGGGAGCTCAGGCCAAACACTCTGCAGGAGCTCCTGAGGGAAGCTGCCAGCCTCCAGAAGACCTGAATACCCTACAGACAGCACTGAGCCAAGCCAAACATGGACACAAGCCCCCTAACTGCAACTGTGATGGGCCCGACTGTCCAGACTACCTTGAGTGGCTGGAGAAGAAGATAAAGTTGGCAACCAGTGAGGATCAAGGTGCATGCAAAAGGGCTGATGCCCCCCAACACTTACAACCTCACCCACAGCAACCCCATGTGCAACATCACCCTCAGTCCTATCCCCAGATGAATGGTGGCCACCGTCTGTCCACTTCATACCCCCAGCAGCAACAAGGAACTCAAGGCCCTCACCCAGACCATGTGCCCTGCCCCAAACCCCCAATCCCCTGCTCTCCCCAGGTGCTCTCCATAGCCAAGGAAAAGAACGTCAGTCTTCAGACAGCCATCGCCATAGAAGCCCTAACCCAGTTATCTGGTACTGGTCCGCAAGCTGCTGGCTCTCCAGGTCAAGGTTCCTATAACAGTAACCTCCATCACCACCAACATACCCAGAACCTCCCATCTCAGCCCCCCAACGGCACTAGCTTGATCCCGCCCTCTCTCCTGTCATCTTCCTCGCGCTCTCAATCCGTCCCTCCAGGACTACACACCATCCAGCAGGCTCCAGTGTCCTGTGAGCACCACAGGCCCCAATCTCAAGGCCAGCCACCCCACGTGACCCCTCTCCCATCCTCTACCTCTCCTTTCCCAGGTCAGGGAAAACACCCAGGCTTCAGCCCTAATCCCCAGCAGTGGCAGCAGGGCCCAGGAAGAGGCTCTGAACAGAGGAACCCATGGATGTGTATAAAATCTGAGCCCCAGTCTCACTATGCTGCTGCACCGCACAGCAGCTCAGACCCCATGTCGGAGCTCAAACAGCTGCTCGGTGACACCAGCGGCAAGTTCAGCAATGCTCATTTCAAGCCTCCAGCCACACAGCAGATCAGCTTGAACCAGAATGGAGTGATCCAGGCCCAGGACAACCCAGCACTGGCCAGGATAAAGCAAGAACCAGACTCTGGCGAGCACTACCATCACACTGCCTCCATGGGACATTATGGCATGGCCAACGGTCAGCAGCAGGGTCAGCACTACCCTGGCGCTCCCCTGTCTCCTGGCCAAGCGGCCATCAGCCACTCCActcaggcagctctgcagcagcaccttCACTACAAGAGGAACCTCTTCTCAAACCACTCCGCTGGCTTTGGAGCTCCAGGCCCTCGTGCACCTCTGGTTTgtcaaaacttgaaaaaatggTGGCCACAGATGGAGGCAGAAGGTTTGCCACATCTGGCCATCAAACAGGAACCCAAGAAGAGAAAAGGCAGCCAAGGATCTCCCGTCATAAAAGCTATTAGTGGGATGGTTGCAGTCACTCCCCTGCACAAACCCAAACAGATAATCATCAAGAAGACCAAGCAGAAAGCCTCCATGCCAACCTTCCTGCCTCAGACTCAGATCTCCATACAAAAACCACCAGTCCTCATGATGGACAGAGCCCCGGCCCTGACCAGCCTGCAACCAGGTTCTCTTCCCTCTCTGCCCCTCCACAGTAACTCCactcaggctgctgctgcaggcctCCCTGCCCCAGCCCAATCTCAGGTATCCATTCCCAACTCCTCAATGACTCCCTCTTCCACTGTTTCTGCTTTGTCAGAAAACACTCCAGCCCTCATGGGCCCTCTGCCCCGACCTGTTTCCCCCGTAGCTAATGCTAAGTCAGAGGGAGTGGGCAGCCTGGCCTCCAGTGACACCAGCACCACCACACCTGTGACCTCCACATCTCCATCCAGCACCTTACAATTACAGAACGTCATCAACATTGACCCCAAGTACGAAGAACTGATCCGCCAGTTTGAGGCTGAATTTGGGGACTCAGCACCAGCCCCAGACGCACCTGCCATTCAGCCCATGGAGGAGACCGCTACAGCCCCTCAGCCGAGGAACTCATCCCAGACCAGTCCTCAGGACCTCAGTCCCACATCATCTTCCACCCCTCAGCCGGCTCCCTCAATGCCCGCCACTCAAGCCAGCTCCACACCTCATCTGGATGATCAGGAGATGGAAGTCAGCAAGGATGAGCCAGGGACCCAAAGTGAAGCCACCTTGAACCAGGCATCTACAGAGGGTTTTATGAGGGATGTTTCTCTGCATCAGGGGGCCGTTcccaaaaagcagcagcagcctggtgTGATAGAGGATACATTCAACATGCCGTGTTCTCCGCTTCCCAAACGCATGAAGCTCGAATCCTCGGGTGATATAGCAGTACTCTCCACCACATGCTATTCTGAGGAGGACACGCCCACAAAGGACCTGCCTTCTTCTCCATCTCTCAGAGGCTTCCTAGAGTCTCCTCTGCGCTACCTGGACACCCCCACCAAGACCTTGCTGGATACTCCCTCAAAGGATCTTCAGGCAGAGTTCCCCACCTGTACCTGTGTGG aACAAATTCTGGAGAAAGATGAAGGTCCCTACTACAATCACCTGGGATCTGGTCCTACTGTAGCCTCCATACGAGACCTGATGGAGACAAG GTATGGAGAGAAGGGAGATGCCATCCGGATTGAGAAGGTGGTGTACACaggcagagagggaaagagCTCACGAGGATGTCCTATCGCTAAGTGG GTGATCCGTCGTGCCAGTGAGCAAGAGAAGCTGCTGTGTCTGGTGCGTCAGCGTGCAGGCCACCACTGTGCCAATGctgtcatcatcatcctcattaTGGCATGGGAAGGTGTCCCGAGGGCCCTGGCTGACAAGCTGTACAGTGAGCTCAGTAGCACCCTCACCAAATTTGGCAACCCTACCAGCCGACGCTGTGGCCTCAATGATGA TCGTACCTGTGCGTGTCAAGGCAAGGACAGTGAAACTTGTGGTGCTTCCTTCTCCTTTGGCTGCTCCTGGAGTATGTACTTCAATGGCTGTAAGTACGCCCGCAGCAAAACGCCGCGCAAGTTCAGGCTACAAGGAGATCGCCCTGAAGAG GAGGAAAAACTCAGGGATAACTTCCAGCATTTGGCAACTGAGGTGGCTCCTTTGTACAAGCGGCTGGCTCCACAGGCCTACAGTAATCAG TGCCAGACAGAGTCCAAAGCTCCAGACTGCAGGCTGGGCTTAAAGGAAGGCCGGCCGTTCTCTGGAGTCACCGCTTGCATGGATTTCTGTGCCCACGCTCACAAGGACCAGCACAACCTTTATAATGGTTGCACAGTG GTTTGTACTTTAACAAAGGAGGACAACCGTAAGGTGAATGAGATACCGGAGGATGAGCAGCTCCATGTATTGCCTCTTTACAAGGTCTCCCAGACTGATGAGTTTGGTAGCGAGGAGGCCCAGCGTCTCAAGATGCAAACGGGAGCCATCCAGGTGCTCCAGGCTTTCCGCCGTGAGGTACGCAAGTTGCCCGAACCTGCCAAGTCGTGCCGACAACGCAGACTGGAGGCAAAGAAAGCCAACtcggagaagaagaagaataaactCATGCAGCAGGCTGGGGAGACGCCAGAGAAAACAATGGTCAAGACTGACATCTGTATAACTGGTTCCCCTCAACCCCAAGGCAATAAag CAATTGTAAAACAAGAGGTGAAGCCCAACATCAAGAGAGAGCCCTTCAATGGATCAATAGATGGATACCCTGTGCAGGCAGCAGACCCATTCAACAACATCTATCCACACCCTGCCTACTATGCAAGGGGAGGCCTCCCCCCAACTGGCCAGCCCCATGCACCAGACCCAGTAAACGGCTACCACCACAATCTGCCCTCAATGCACTATGGCTACTACAACTACCCCTCCAATGCACTTTTCCCCCCTAAGCTGAGGACCTACGAGGGTCGAAACAGCTCTTTGCCCAAAGCAGGCAGCAAGGCTGTCCAGGTTGACACAAAGCCTGACATTCAGAGCCTTCAGGCCAGACTGGCCCAGTCCTACCCCAGCCACCTGGAGCAAGCCAACCAACCAAACCACAGCGCTTACACCCAGCCCGCAGACTACAACCAGTCCCGTCCttcctctgtctgctctgaaCCCTCCAACAGAGGCACTCCAGTTATCAAACAGGAGCCTATGGATGTGCCAGTTAACGAAGGCACAATGCAGAGCCAGGCTGGTGCCAACACACCTTGCAGCACCCCTCAGCCTGCGCCGTGGCCAGGGCACAAGCTTAATGGAAGTATCATTTCCACCAACTGGGAAGGCCATCTGACCCCTAAAATAAGTCCTGAAGTCTCGTTGTTGAACCAGGACAAGCAGCAGTTTCACCAGCATCCCCAGCAGCGGCAACCTTCTCCTTACCCCCAGCAATGGACACCCTACTCCGGCTCAAATGCCCTGATGGCATCCCCTGCCCCATCACCATCACCCCAGATAcctccctctccatctccgTCCCCTCACCTGGGCACAGTGCTCCCAGGTAACATTCACCAAGGGTCAACAGGACCTCCCACCCCACGCCCAAGCACCCCTCACCCAGGTACACCACAACCTGGCAGCTCCCACTCAGGCTCAGTCACCCCACAGCCAGGCACCCCAGGCCCAGGCGCCTCCAGGCACTGGGCCAGCCCTGCTCCCAGTCCTCAGCCACATGCTTGGGCCATGGGGCCGGCAGCATATAGCCCAGGTTTGAAGCACAGTAATCCTGCAGGAGCTTACCCAGACAAGATCTGGTCCAAGACTGGGGAGAGTCGCTGTTCCACTCCCCTTGGGCTCCAAGAGAAGGCCTGGAAGTCTTGCGGAGGTTCATTTGCAGGCAGTACTCCATCACCTGCCCCTGAGGGCCGCCTTTTCCCCGATGCCCTGCAGCAGTCAGATCAGGCCTGCTGGAACCCCAGCCGAGCAGAGAGTGACGTTGAAAG
- the tet3 gene encoding methylcytosine dioxygenase TET3 isoform X1 — translation MPGYSRFTTVREVTSVDGPRSGGQMEIGSHDRLQEGALSLELANGVNHYPNDDATSMETEQQRAGSVPPRQCWVSGHGKVSDAQQPQPCWNSSSGTTPGEPVHHANMEDAHNLVAFSAIAGSLPPSSSSSCLVQPNTAQLYEKFTKETGAQGAQAKHSAGAPEGSCQPPEDLNTLQTALSQAKHGHKPPNCNCDGPDCPDYLEWLEKKIKLATSEDQGACKRADAPQHLQPHPQQPHVQHHPQSYPQMNGGHRLSTSYPQQQQGTQGPHPDHVPCPKPPIPCSPQVLSIAKEKNVSLQTAIAIEALTQLSGTGPQAAGSPGQGSYNSNLHHHQHTQNLPSQPPNGTSLIPPSLLSSSSRSQSVPPGLHTIQQAPVSCEHHRPQSQGQPPHVTPLPSSTSPFPGQGKHPGFSPNPQQWQQGPGRGSEQRNPWMCIKSEPQSHYAAAPHSSSDPMSELKQLLGDTSGKFSNAHFKPPATQQISLNQNGVIQAQDNPALARIKQEPDSGEHYHHTASMGHYGMANGQQQGQHYPGAPLSPGQAAISHSTQAALQQHLHYKRNLFSNHSAGFGAPGPRAPLVCQNLKKWWPQMEAEGLPHLAIKQEPKKRKGSQGSPVIKAISGMVAVTPLHKPKQIIIKKTKQKASMPTFLPQTQISIQKPPVLMMDRAPALTSLQPGSLPSLPLHSNSTQAAAAGLPAPAQSQVSIPNSSMTPSSTVSALSENTPALMGPLPRPVSPVANAKSEGVGSLASSDTSTTTPVTSTSPSSTLQLQNVINIDPKYEELIRQFEAEFGDSAPAPDAPAIQPMEETATAPQPRNSSQTSPQDLSPTSSSTPQPAPSMPATQASSTPHLDDQEMEVSKDEPGTQSEATLNQASTEGFMRDVSLHQGAVPKKQQQPGVIEDTFNMPCSPLPKRMKLESSGDIAVLSTTCYSEEDTPTKDLPSSPSLRGFLESPLRYLDTPTKTLLDTPSKDLQAEFPTCTCVEQILEKDEGPYYNHLGSGPTVASIRDLMETRYGEKGDAIRIEKVVYTGREGKSSRGCPIAKWVIRRASEQEKLLCLVRQRAGHHCANAVIIILIMAWEGVPRALADKLYSELSSTLTKFGNPTSRRCGLNDDRTCACQGKDSETCGASFSFGCSWSMYFNGCKYARSKTPRKFRLQGDRPEEEEKLRDNFQHLATEVAPLYKRLAPQAYSNQCQTESKAPDCRLGLKEGRPFSGVTACMDFCAHAHKDQHNLYNGCTVVCTLTKEDNRKVNEIPEDEQLHVLPLYKVSQTDEFGSEEAQRLKMQTGAIQVLQAFRREVRKLPEPAKSCRQRRLEAKKANSEKKKNKLMQQAGETPEKTMVKTDICITGSPQPQGNKAIVKQEVKPNIKREPFNGSIDGYPVQAADPFNNIYPHPAYYARGGLPPTGQPHAPDPVNGYHHNLPSMHYGYYNYPSNALFPPKLRTYEGRNSSLPKAGSKAVQVDTKPDIQSLQARLAQSYPSHLEQANQPNHSAYTQPADYNQSRPSSVCSEPSNRGTPVIKQEPMDVPVNEGTMQSQAGANTPCSTPQPAPWPGHKLNGSIISTNWEGHLTPKISPEVSLLNQDKQQFHQHPQQRQPSPYPQQWTPYSGSNALMASPAPSPSPQIPPSPSPSPHLGTVLPGNIHQGSTGPPTPRPSTPHPGTPQPGSSHSGSVTPQPGTPGPGASRHWASPAPSPQPHAWAMGPAAYSPGLKHSNPAGAYPDKIWSKTGESRCSTPLGLQEKAWKSCGGSFAGSTPSPAPEGRLFPDALQQSDQACWNPSRAESDVESTKGREEEDDEVWSDSEHNFLDPNIGGVAVAPAHGSILIECARRELHATTPLKKPDRSHPTRISLVFYQHKNLNQPMHGLAIWEAKMKLLAERALQRQQEAALLGLSQEDIKALGKKRKWGPTVAGASPGPGQSKDKREGPVTRLAPTFHTSSMVTVSPYAFTRLTGPYSHFV, via the exons ATGCCGGGTTACAGCAGGTTTACC aCTGTTCGCGAAGTCACTTCAGTGGATGGCCCCAGAAGTGGAGGCCAGATGGAAATTGGGTCACATGACCGCCTCCAGGAAGGCGCGCTGAGCCTGGAACTGGCCAATGGGGTGAATCACTACCCTAACGATGATGCGACATCTATggaaacagagcagcagagggcgGGAAGCGTGCCTCCGAGGCAGTGCTGGGTGTCAGGACATGGCAAGGTCAGTGATGCCCAACAACCACAACCATGTTGGAACAGCAGCAGCGGTACAACCCCTGGTGAACCTGTCCACCACGCAAACATGGAGGATGCCCACAATTTGGTGGCTTTTTCTGCCATCGCTGGCTCCTTgcctccttcttcttcctcttcctgcctCGTGCAGCCTAACACAGCCCAGCTGTACGAGAAGTTCACCAAGGAGACAGGTGCTCAGGGAGCTCAGGCCAAACACTCTGCAGGAGCTCCTGAGGGAAGCTGCCAGCCTCCAGAAGACCTGAATACCCTACAGACAGCACTGAGCCAAGCCAAACATGGACACAAGCCCCCTAACTGCAACTGTGATGGGCCCGACTGTCCAGACTACCTTGAGTGGCTGGAGAAGAAGATAAAGTTGGCAACCAGTGAGGATCAAGGTGCATGCAAAAGGGCTGATGCCCCCCAACACTTACAACCTCACCCACAGCAACCCCATGTGCAACATCACCCTCAGTCCTATCCCCAGATGAATGGTGGCCACCGTCTGTCCACTTCATACCCCCAGCAGCAACAAGGAACTCAAGGCCCTCACCCAGACCATGTGCCCTGCCCCAAACCCCCAATCCCCTGCTCTCCCCAGGTGCTCTCCATAGCCAAGGAAAAGAACGTCAGTCTTCAGACAGCCATCGCCATAGAAGCCCTAACCCAGTTATCTGGTACTGGTCCGCAAGCTGCTGGCTCTCCAGGTCAAGGTTCCTATAACAGTAACCTCCATCACCACCAACATACCCAGAACCTCCCATCTCAGCCCCCCAACGGCACTAGCTTGATCCCGCCCTCTCTCCTGTCATCTTCCTCGCGCTCTCAATCCGTCCCTCCAGGACTACACACCATCCAGCAGGCTCCAGTGTCCTGTGAGCACCACAGGCCCCAATCTCAAGGCCAGCCACCCCACGTGACCCCTCTCCCATCCTCTACCTCTCCTTTCCCAGGTCAGGGAAAACACCCAGGCTTCAGCCCTAATCCCCAGCAGTGGCAGCAGGGCCCAGGAAGAGGCTCTGAACAGAGGAACCCATGGATGTGTATAAAATCTGAGCCCCAGTCTCACTATGCTGCTGCACCGCACAGCAGCTCAGACCCCATGTCGGAGCTCAAACAGCTGCTCGGTGACACCAGCGGCAAGTTCAGCAATGCTCATTTCAAGCCTCCAGCCACACAGCAGATCAGCTTGAACCAGAATGGAGTGATCCAGGCCCAGGACAACCCAGCACTGGCCAGGATAAAGCAAGAACCAGACTCTGGCGAGCACTACCATCACACTGCCTCCATGGGACATTATGGCATGGCCAACGGTCAGCAGCAGGGTCAGCACTACCCTGGCGCTCCCCTGTCTCCTGGCCAAGCGGCCATCAGCCACTCCActcaggcagctctgcagcagcaccttCACTACAAGAGGAACCTCTTCTCAAACCACTCCGCTGGCTTTGGAGCTCCAGGCCCTCGTGCACCTCTGGTTTgtcaaaacttgaaaaaatggTGGCCACAGATGGAGGCAGAAGGTTTGCCACATCTGGCCATCAAACAGGAACCCAAGAAGAGAAAAGGCAGCCAAGGATCTCCCGTCATAAAAGCTATTAGTGGGATGGTTGCAGTCACTCCCCTGCACAAACCCAAACAGATAATCATCAAGAAGACCAAGCAGAAAGCCTCCATGCCAACCTTCCTGCCTCAGACTCAGATCTCCATACAAAAACCACCAGTCCTCATGATGGACAGAGCCCCGGCCCTGACCAGCCTGCAACCAGGTTCTCTTCCCTCTCTGCCCCTCCACAGTAACTCCactcaggctgctgctgcaggcctCCCTGCCCCAGCCCAATCTCAGGTATCCATTCCCAACTCCTCAATGACTCCCTCTTCCACTGTTTCTGCTTTGTCAGAAAACACTCCAGCCCTCATGGGCCCTCTGCCCCGACCTGTTTCCCCCGTAGCTAATGCTAAGTCAGAGGGAGTGGGCAGCCTGGCCTCCAGTGACACCAGCACCACCACACCTGTGACCTCCACATCTCCATCCAGCACCTTACAATTACAGAACGTCATCAACATTGACCCCAAGTACGAAGAACTGATCCGCCAGTTTGAGGCTGAATTTGGGGACTCAGCACCAGCCCCAGACGCACCTGCCATTCAGCCCATGGAGGAGACCGCTACAGCCCCTCAGCCGAGGAACTCATCCCAGACCAGTCCTCAGGACCTCAGTCCCACATCATCTTCCACCCCTCAGCCGGCTCCCTCAATGCCCGCCACTCAAGCCAGCTCCACACCTCATCTGGATGATCAGGAGATGGAAGTCAGCAAGGATGAGCCAGGGACCCAAAGTGAAGCCACCTTGAACCAGGCATCTACAGAGGGTTTTATGAGGGATGTTTCTCTGCATCAGGGGGCCGTTcccaaaaagcagcagcagcctggtgTGATAGAGGATACATTCAACATGCCGTGTTCTCCGCTTCCCAAACGCATGAAGCTCGAATCCTCGGGTGATATAGCAGTACTCTCCACCACATGCTATTCTGAGGAGGACACGCCCACAAAGGACCTGCCTTCTTCTCCATCTCTCAGAGGCTTCCTAGAGTCTCCTCTGCGCTACCTGGACACCCCCACCAAGACCTTGCTGGATACTCCCTCAAAGGATCTTCAGGCAGAGTTCCCCACCTGTACCTGTGTGG aACAAATTCTGGAGAAAGATGAAGGTCCCTACTACAATCACCTGGGATCTGGTCCTACTGTAGCCTCCATACGAGACCTGATGGAGACAAG GTATGGAGAGAAGGGAGATGCCATCCGGATTGAGAAGGTGGTGTACACaggcagagagggaaagagCTCACGAGGATGTCCTATCGCTAAGTGG GTGATCCGTCGTGCCAGTGAGCAAGAGAAGCTGCTGTGTCTGGTGCGTCAGCGTGCAGGCCACCACTGTGCCAATGctgtcatcatcatcctcattaTGGCATGGGAAGGTGTCCCGAGGGCCCTGGCTGACAAGCTGTACAGTGAGCTCAGTAGCACCCTCACCAAATTTGGCAACCCTACCAGCCGACGCTGTGGCCTCAATGATGA TCGTACCTGTGCGTGTCAAGGCAAGGACAGTGAAACTTGTGGTGCTTCCTTCTCCTTTGGCTGCTCCTGGAGTATGTACTTCAATGGCTGTAAGTACGCCCGCAGCAAAACGCCGCGCAAGTTCAGGCTACAAGGAGATCGCCCTGAAGAG GAGGAAAAACTCAGGGATAACTTCCAGCATTTGGCAACTGAGGTGGCTCCTTTGTACAAGCGGCTGGCTCCACAGGCCTACAGTAATCAG TGCCAGACAGAGTCCAAAGCTCCAGACTGCAGGCTGGGCTTAAAGGAAGGCCGGCCGTTCTCTGGAGTCACCGCTTGCATGGATTTCTGTGCCCACGCTCACAAGGACCAGCACAACCTTTATAATGGTTGCACAGTG GTTTGTACTTTAACAAAGGAGGACAACCGTAAGGTGAATGAGATACCGGAGGATGAGCAGCTCCATGTATTGCCTCTTTACAAGGTCTCCCAGACTGATGAGTTTGGTAGCGAGGAGGCCCAGCGTCTCAAGATGCAAACGGGAGCCATCCAGGTGCTCCAGGCTTTCCGCCGTGAGGTACGCAAGTTGCCCGAACCTGCCAAGTCGTGCCGACAACGCAGACTGGAGGCAAAGAAAGCCAACtcggagaagaagaagaataaactCATGCAGCAGGCTGGGGAGACGCCAGAGAAAACAATGGTCAAGACTGACATCTGTATAACTGGTTCCCCTCAACCCCAAGGCAATAAag CAATTGTAAAACAAGAGGTGAAGCCCAACATCAAGAGAGAGCCCTTCAATGGATCAATAGATGGATACCCTGTGCAGGCAGCAGACCCATTCAACAACATCTATCCACACCCTGCCTACTATGCAAGGGGAGGCCTCCCCCCAACTGGCCAGCCCCATGCACCAGACCCAGTAAACGGCTACCACCACAATCTGCCCTCAATGCACTATGGCTACTACAACTACCCCTCCAATGCACTTTTCCCCCCTAAGCTGAGGACCTACGAGGGTCGAAACAGCTCTTTGCCCAAAGCAGGCAGCAAGGCTGTCCAGGTTGACACAAAGCCTGACATTCAGAGCCTTCAGGCCAGACTGGCCCAGTCCTACCCCAGCCACCTGGAGCAAGCCAACCAACCAAACCACAGCGCTTACACCCAGCCCGCAGACTACAACCAGTCCCGTCCttcctctgtctgctctgaaCCCTCCAACAGAGGCACTCCAGTTATCAAACAGGAGCCTATGGATGTGCCAGTTAACGAAGGCACAATGCAGAGCCAGGCTGGTGCCAACACACCTTGCAGCACCCCTCAGCCTGCGCCGTGGCCAGGGCACAAGCTTAATGGAAGTATCATTTCCACCAACTGGGAAGGCCATCTGACCCCTAAAATAAGTCCTGAAGTCTCGTTGTTGAACCAGGACAAGCAGCAGTTTCACCAGCATCCCCAGCAGCGGCAACCTTCTCCTTACCCCCAGCAATGGACACCCTACTCCGGCTCAAATGCCCTGATGGCATCCCCTGCCCCATCACCATCACCCCAGATAcctccctctccatctccgTCCCCTCACCTGGGCACAGTGCTCCCAGGTAACATTCACCAAGGGTCAACAGGACCTCCCACCCCACGCCCAAGCACCCCTCACCCAGGTACACCACAACCTGGCAGCTCCCACTCAGGCTCAGTCACCCCACAGCCAGGCACCCCAGGCCCAGGCGCCTCCAGGCACTGGGCCAGCCCTGCTCCCAGTCCTCAGCCACATGCTTGGGCCATGGGGCCGGCAGCATATAGCCCAGGTTTGAAGCACAGTAATCCTGCAGGAGCTTACCCAGACAAGATCTGGTCCAAGACTGGGGAGAGTCGCTGTTCCACTCCCCTTGGGCTCCAAGAGAAGGCCTGGAAGTCTTGCGGAGGTTCATTTGCAGGCAGTACTCCATCACCTGCCCCTGAGGGCCGCCTTTTCCCCGATGCCCTGCAGCAGTCAGATCAGGCCTGCTGGAACCCCAGCCGAGCAGAGAGTGACGTTGAAAG